The genomic stretch ACGCGCCCGGCGAGCTCGGCCGAGCCATCGGTGAACTGCATCACGTCGCCAATTTCCGGGATCATTATGCTGGATCTTGGGATCCCCAACTCCTGCGCGATCCGGGCGTGCTTCACAAGGTGGCGGTACTCGCCATGGATCGGGACAAAGTACTTGGGCCTGACCAGGTTTATCATGAGCTTAAGCTCTTCCTGGCTCGCGTGCCCTGATACGTGGAACCCCGAGAATGCCTCGTATATCACCTCGGCGCCCTGCTTGAACAGGCGGTTGATGGTGCTCCCGATCATCCGCTCGTTTCCAGGCACAGTGCTCGCTGAGATGATCACCGTGTCCCCAGGAACGATAGATATCTTCCTGTGATCCGACATGGCCATGCGAGTGAGAGCGGACATGGGCTCGCCCTGGCTCCCGGTAGTTATGACCACCGTCTTTGACGCAGGTACAGAGTCGAGGGCTTCCACCTCGACCAGCGTTCCGGGCTCCACGTGCAAATAGCCCAGCTCGCGAGCGATCCTCACGTTGTTCTCCATGCTGCGGCCCACGATGGCGACGCGGCGGCCAACCTCTGTGGCGGCATCGAGGACCTGCTGGATCCGCTCGATGTGGGATGCGAAGGTCGTAACGAATATCCTGGCCTTTGCGTCGCGGAAGGCGTCTCCGAAAAGCCGACCCACTACCCGTTCGGATAGAGTGTACCCAGGCCTGTCGGCGTTGGTGGAATCGGCGAGCATCGCAAGCACTCCGCGCTCTCCAAGCTCTGCAAAGCGTCGAAGGTTCATCACCCGACCGTCCACAGGTGTCTGGTCGATCTTGAAGTCACCAGTGTGAATGACGACCCCTGCTGGCGTCTCGAGGGCAAGGGCCACGCAGTCAGCGATGGAGTGGCTCACGTGGATGAACTCCACTCCGATGGATCCAACCTGCACCCGGTCGCCTGCCTCAACCACGTGCGCTCTGGAGTTGAGCTTCAGCCCGTGCTCCTTGAGCTTCAGGTCAACTAGGGCAAGAGTCAGCCTGGTGCCATACACTGGCACCTCGTTAAGGCGCTTCAGTACGTATGGAAGCGCGCCTATATGATCTTCGTGTCCGTGTGTCAATAGAA from Clostridia bacterium encodes the following:
- a CDS encoding ribonuclease J — translated: MRIDTVANAGATPVRLIPLGGIGEIGKNMMVLEYGQDIVVIDCGLMFPDEDMFGVDLVIPDVTYLEENKDRVRAILLTHGHEDHIGALPYVLKRLNEVPVYGTRLTLALVDLKLKEHGLKLNSRAHVVEAGDRVQVGSIGVEFIHVSHSIADCVALALETPAGVVIHTGDFKIDQTPVDGRVMNLRRFAELGERGVLAMLADSTNADRPGYTLSERVVGRLFGDAFRDAKARIFVTTFASHIERIQQVLDAATEVGRRVAIVGRSMENNVRIARELGYLHVEPGTLVEVEALDSVPASKTVVITTGSQGEPMSALTRMAMSDHRKISIVPGDTVIISASTVPGNERMIGSTINRLFKQGAEVIYEAFSGFHVSGHASQEELKLMINLVRPKYFVPIHGEYRHLVKHARIAQELGIPRSSIMIPEIGDVMQFTDGSAELAGRVAAGHVLVDGLSVGAVGNVVLRDRRLLAEDGILMAVVAVDRGRGMVVGGPEIVSRGFVYVKGSEEFIEEIRSVASEVVERFEGEG